TTTCGAACCGCCCTGTATTCTTTGATCGGATACAAGGACTCGGGAGAAAACGACACATGACAGCTCATCGAACAGCGTTCTTCTTAAGGAAAACCGGCACCCCAGAACGAAGCAATCGACCGCAATCGAAATCTTAGAAGCGACCACTGATGGTAAGGTTCGCAAACAAGTCCGCACCGATTTGCGGTCCTACGAGATCTAGCAAAGGCTGACCGCCTTATTCGAAAGCGACGCTTTTCGGGTGCTTCGCTTTCCTGTCCAACTTCGTTTCGAACCCCCACGCGAAACCACCCTTTGCCCGCCTTGCTTGCTTCGATTCTCCATGCCGTTCATCGTCGGAGCCATCAGGCCCCCGACCGAGTCCGATCACATACCCCGACACTCGGCCGACAAACGAGCCAGCCCTCCACCAATGCCAAGCAACGGCCGACGCTTTCTGCGTATTCACATTTAGCTACGCAAGCGCCCTATTAGAAATCTCCTTGGCTTTCGATGACAGCTTCGATCTTCGAAATAACTTCCTCCGGCTTCCAGAAGTTTCCTCTCCAAACCTTCTCGATCACTCCTTCCGGAGAAATCAGAACGGTGCAAAGCGTGTGATCCAAGGTGACTCCATTTTCCTTCACATATACGCGAAACGCTTCCGTGAGCCGATCGATCTCCTCTTTCGAACCAGTGGCGAAATCCCAACTCGAGAAGTCCGCCCCGTAGCTGCTTCCATAGCTCTTGAGTCGCTCAGGCGTATCGAACTCGGGATCCAGCGTTATGCTGAGAAGCCGGGTTCGCTCCCGAGCCTTCGCGCTCAGGCCTTTCTGTATCGATATGAAATTACGACTCATCAGAGGGCAAAACTCGGGGACTGGGCAGCGTACGAAAATAAAGGTCATGATCGTCCAGCGCCCTTCGTCATCCGCCAAAGCGATCGCGCCCTCCTCTTGATTCACCAGATCAGCATCGGGAACAAGGTCTCCTTCCCTCACCGTCCTCACGATCTTGGAATCGGGACGTGGCCGCGTTTGCCGATCCGATTTCCCGGTGACCTTGAAATTGAAGGCGTACGACTCCTCGTCCCCCACCTCGAAGAGGAATTGTATCCGATCTCCAACGACGAGCTCATTCAGTTCTTCGGAGCTCCTAACTCTGAACGGCATCGTCATCGCTGGCATGAATCCCGGAATGTCCTCATGAGCCACTACTACGGTACTGCTTTGAGAGCGAAGCTGCATCACCGTGCCTTCCACTTCGAATTGGGCGGCAAACCCGTTTAGGTAGGTGAAAAACGCCATGCAAAATCCTAGCGCGAGCCATTTACGTTTCATGGCGACACTCTAACCGAATTTGACTTCGGCGACTTTGACCTAAGTCAACCCCACACCCAATTGGTTCTCCTCCCGACGACAGAGCTGCCCTAAGTCGCGGGCTCCGATTCAAATTTCATTGCTTAATTGGAGCGTTCGCTCCAGTTACTAGAGCATGAAGGTGATTTCCGATACCGCCGAATACGCATTGCGGGCCGTGGTCTGGCTGGTCCAGTCTCCCGACGAATCTCAGACCACTCGGCAGATCGCGGAAGGCACGCGAACCCCGCTTGACTACCAATCGAAGGTACTTCAGCTGCTCGCCAAGTCGGGAATCACCAAGAGCCAGCGAGGGACCGGGGGAGGGATACGCCTCAACGTGTCGCCTAGGACACTCACCGTGCTGGACGTTATCGACGCTGTCGATCCGATTCAGCGCATACATAGCTGCCCCCTGGGCCTCAAGGAACACGGGACCTGTCTCTGCCCCATGCACAAAGGGCTCAACGACGCCGTCAAGACCGTGGAATCCGCCTTCAAGGACACCCTGGTCGCAGACCTTCTCAAAACGCGGTCGAAATCGGTCCCGCTGGGCATAGAGCTCCCGAAGCGTTCGAAGCGCAAGGCGAGCGCATCCGCTTAGGGATTGTCAGAGCCAACCGGCGCGACTCCACCTCTGGCGACGCGTCCATCTCACTTTTTCCTCCAGTCGAACGTGCCATCGATGATCTGATCGCCGATCGCGAAGTTTTCCAGCCGAAGTCCCTCGGCGTTTTCGATGATGAAATTCGTCTCGGCGCTCGCCACCGATATGTCCTTGAAAAGGACGTCGCGCAAGGGAGCCGAATCCGGGGCGTGAATATCCATCACCACTTTCACATCTTCGACCTGGATATTTTCGAACACGATATCGCGATAGGTCGAAGGGAAGTTCCCTCCTTGCTTGCTCGGGTAGTTCAACTGAAACCAGAAAAGCGTATCGAACGAGCCGACTTCGAAGTTTCGTATCCGTATTTTCTCTACAAGACCGCCTCGGTCGAGATTGGACTTCAACCGAAAGGCGGAGGAGCCGCTCTGCAGGCGATTGTCGGTGAAATAGACGTGGCTGATCCCACCTGACATCTCGCTGCCTAGTCCGATGCCGTCTTCGCCGCCCATATCGTTGTCGCGAACTAGTATGTAGGAACTGGGGATTCCAATAGTCCTTCCATCGAGATCACGCCCCGACTTCACCACCACCGAATCGTCTCCCGTTCGGAAGTGGCAGTTTTCCACGATCACCCATGAGCTGGATTCGATATCGATCCCATCGTTGTTCGCGAAATGGCTCTCAACCTCCAAGCCACGCACCGTGCCGTGCGTCACGTATACCAAGTGGTTTATCCAGAAGGGAGAGTTCACAATCCTGTAGTCCTCCAGCAATACACGCTCGCCACCAAAGATTTGCACCGCTGGCGGACGCAGGTGGCTGCCTTCGCCAAACTGTCGCTGCTCGACTGGCGTCCCTGTGAATCCCATGCGGCGCAGCTTCGAAATGTCGTCATCCTGCATGCCATGCCACGCCTTGAATGCGCTATCGGCATTGCCATCGATGGTGCCACGACCCGTGACGGCAACATCCTCCACATCCCGCCCATAGATAAGCGGAGAGTAGGTAAACAGCTCCGTGCCTTCCCATCGCGTTTTCACCACCGGTAGGTAGCTCTCCGGCTTGCCGGAAAACAACAGCGTAGCTCCCTCGGACACGTGAAATTCGACACGACTTTTCAAGTGTATCGGCCCTTCCGAATACCATTTGCCCGCAGGCAGAACCACCCTGCCGCCGCCCGCTCCGCTGACCGATTCGATGGCCGCCAATATGGCAGGACGCGCATCCGCCGGATGCTGCTGAGCGCCGAAATCAGCGATCGAAACCACCCGATCCGGAATTCGCGGCAACTCCACGGTCTCAGCGATGAGGTCGGCGATTTTCCAGTCCGCAGGTGGACTCTCCTGAGCGATTGCCGCGACAGCAGCGAACACCAGAAGAGCGAAGATGGCAGGAGCTCCAACACGAGATGGCGCGAATGGATGGGGTCGTTTCCAGAGCATAAGACAAAAATCCACACACGTGTTAGCAAAGTCAACCCGAACCGCGAAAAGATTTCGGGGCCGAGCGTGAAGGAGACTCGATTCGGGAAGAACCGGGCACGCGACCGCGCCTCGTCTCAAAGAGCCGTCCTGGTCGACGCGACTGCCCCCCATGGCTTTGATCGCCCAGCCGAGCTCTACGAACCTCAGAGCAACCTTCGCATGTAACCTATTCTCGAATACATCCTTATCCAACACCACATCCGTCTCGTCATCGAACCTAGCGACCGACCCAAGCTGCGGTGGTTCTCTTTTTCGCCTAACGATTTGATTTCTGCCCACGAGCGTACGAACATCCCTCCTACGCATCGTCGCAGGGAAGCGTACCCTGATATCCCCCCCCATCACCCTCTCATGCTGAAATCCCACTACATTCTCGCAGGGCTTGTCGCCGCTCTCTGCTTTTCGACCGCAACCAGCTTCGCTCAGAAATCGGGAGAGGAGGCGGGCAACGCCAATCCAATCCTGCCAGGCTACTACGCGGACCCGTCAATCGTCTCGTACCAAGGCAAGCACTACATCTACGCCACTATCGACCCGTGGGGAGGCGAGCAGCTGTCGTGCTGGGAATCGACGGACTTCAAAAACTGGACGCTGCATCTCCTCAACTGGCCGACAAAGACAGCCTGCACCAGCCCCACCTCACTCGATGCCATGGTCTGGGCGCCCTCGGTCGTACAGGGAACCGATGGTCGTTTCTACATGCACGTTTCCGTGGGCAGCGAAGTCTGGGTCGGGGTCGCTGATCATCCGCTCGGGCCTTGGGAGAACCCGCTTGGCGACCAGCCCATGATCCCGTCCACCTTCGCAAAGGACTATCACATGATCGACGCCCAGGCCTTCGTCGACGACGATGGAAGCGCCTACCTGTACTGGGGCTCGGGCTGGAACTGGACCAACGGTCGCTGCTATGCCGCCAAGCTGAGTCCCGACATGTCTCGCTTCGAAGGCGAGGTGATCAACGTCACTCCTAGCAACTTTTTCGAAGCGCCAATCATGGTGAAGGAAAACGGCCGATACTTTCTCATGTATTCAGATGGCAAGACAACCATCGACACCTACCAAGTCCACTACGCCGTCGGAGATTCCCCACTTGGCCCCTTCACGGAAGCGATGAACAGTCCCATCCTAGTGACGGACCACTCGAAAAACATCTCCTCGCCCGGCCACCACACCGTATTCGAACACGAAGGACAGAACTACATTCTCTACCATCGGCACAACATTCCCTTCGAACCGGTGCACCGCCAAATCTGTGTCGACAAGCTGGAGTTCACCGATGATGGGCTGATACAAGAGGTCATCCCCACACACGAAGGCCCCCCGCTTGTCTCCAACCGTCTGGCGGAGCGCTCCATCATTTCGCCATCGAGCGTCTCGGCCTCAAGCCATCTGAATGAACACACGCTTCCAGTACGGGTCACCGACGACAACTACGCAACCCGCTGGGAGCCAGCTAGTGACGACCTAGATCCAACGCTCGAGCTTTCGTTCGACTCCCTCGTGACCGTTTCCCGACAGGAGTTACGGCCAGAATTCGGTTGGAAGGAACAGGCCTTCGTCATCGAGCACTCACGCGACGGAGAGCAATGGACCGTACTGGTGGACCGCAGAGAATCCCCAGTCGCAGGATCGCCCATCGTCATCGATAAGAATGCGACCTGCAAGCACCTTCGTATCCGCTTTATACCTACCGACGAAACCTACGCGCCCGCTCTCTTCGAATGGCTGGTGCTTCGATAGTATCGCCACCACAGACAACAGCGCGTTTCGACGCTGCTTCGAGACAAGCCAAAGCCCATCTGCAAGACGTGGCCTCGACCCGCCATCTCTAGATCGTCGGCTCGAGTCGGTGGACGGCGTCACGCCGCGGCCCATAAGATAATCGTACCCGAAAGGGAAACGCGATCTCAGCCGTCTAGAGCCGAATTCGCTTCCCCAGACGCCAACCGCCATTCCAAGTTCATTGTATCGACATTCGATATCGTAGCTTGACACAACGTCCTTTGTATCGATCTTCGATACATGGAACTGATGCAAGGCACCCTGGACATGTTGATTCTGAGAATCCTCGTTTCGGGCAAACGTCATGGTTTGGACATCTCCAAGCGTATCCAGGTCTTGTCGAGCTCCTCGCTGACCGTCGGCCCCGGATCCATGTACCCAGCCCTGCATCGCCTCGAGCGTCGCGGCTTCCTCAAAGCGAGCAAGGAAGCGGGCGCCAGCGGCAAGATGGCCAAGTTCTACCAGCTAACCGCTCTCGGCCATGAGCAAGTCGAGACCGAGCGCCAGCAGTGGCAGGAGTTCGTTTCCACCATCAACCAAATCCTCGACCAAGCCTAGCATGCGCCCCTTCCTCCGACTCCGCCAGCGCCTCGCCGAAATCCGCAACATTCTACTCGGCACGCTGCGCCTGAGATGGAAGGAGCAAGCGCTCGACGAGGAGATACAGTTTCATCTCGAAGAACGAGCCGAAGAGTTGGTTAAAAACGGCCATTCCGCCAAGCAAGCCCGCACCCTGGCCCGCAAGGAATTTGGAAACGTTGATCGCTGCCGCGAGGAGTGTCGCGATTCCTGGGGAAACCGCGTCGTCACAAACTCGATACAGGACCTCAAGTTCTCCGTACGCTCCCTCGCCCGCTCCAAAGGCTACTGTCTGACCATCATCAGCACCGTCGCTCTTTGCATCGCAGCGCACACCATCGCCTTCGCTTCGCTCTACAACCTGCTCTTCGAACCACCCCCCTTTCGCGATCCCGATCGCCTGGTGGAAGTCTACAACACCCTACCCCAAATCGGGCAGCCGAAGAGCAAAGTCAGCATCCACCAATACAAGGCATTCCAGGCGGAGGCCGATTTGTTCGACGAGCTCGCCCTCTGGTATTTCTGGACCTTCAACATCGGGGAGGACAGCAGCGCCACGCGAGGGATCGGTTCCCAAGTGACTGCTAACTACTTCGACTTGCTCGATATCGAACCGTTGCTGGGCAATTTCTTCACCGAAGAAGATCGCGAGCAAGGTCGCGAAGATCTGATCGTGCTCACCCAGACGTGTTGGGAAAATCGATACGGCGCCGATCCGGATATCATTGGAAAACAAATACAGCTCAGCGGAGCTCCCTTCACCATCGTAGCCGTGGCCCCGCGAAAGCTGGAAGCCATGAATGCCGACACGATCATGCTTCGTCCTTACACCTGGACCGAAGCGGAAGCGTCGCAGGAGCAGCACTACCGTTTTCGCCCTACCCTCTACGGACGGCTGAAGGCGGGCGTCTCCTTCGAACAAGCCGCCGCCCAGCTCAACACCATTGAAAACAACTTCGTCGAAAACGCCCCTAACCGGGAACCCCTGACGGCGAGGAAAGAGGAAGCTGGCCACGAGCTCGCTCTCGGCGCCGTTCGCGCCGAGCAAACCCGAGGCGCCCGCAACAGTCTCTTCCTACTACAAACCGCCGCCTTGCTCATCGTCGCCCTCGGCTGCGCCAACATCTCCAACCTCACTCTAAACCGTTTCAACACTCGCCTCAACGAACTCTCGATCCGCATCTCCCTTGGGGCCAACCGAGCCGCCATCTTCCGGCAACTGCTGATCGAAGGCTTCCTCCTCGCTCTGGTCGGCGCCGCAGTTGGGATAGGTATCGCAGCGCTTTGTTTTTCCTACCTCAATGCGGCCTTCGGAGACCTCGTCCGTGAAGCCCAGCCTGTCGCCATCGACGGCGCCGTAGCGCTCTCCATTCTCTTGATCGCAGCTTTGATCGCGCTCGTATCCAATATCGCGCCACTGAGCCAACTCCTTCGCTTCAGACTCGGAGCATCCGCCCAGTCGAACACCCGCCTTGCGAGCAGCAGCGCCAAATCTCGCGTCTTCTCCAACACGCTTGTGGTCATCCAATTCTCCCTCGCCATCGTGGTGCTGGTTGGGGCAAGCCTGCTCTTGCGTAGCTTTCATAAAACCATGGAGGTCGACCCGGGATTCGACACCGAGCGGGTCGTCTACTTTCGCACCGCCCGAAACATCACCCAAACCGACGTCGAAAACTGGGCCACGATCGAAAGCCGCATTCTAGAAGCGCTACGCGCCATCCCTGGGGTCGAAAGCGTCAGCTACTCGTCCACCCAGCCGGCGAACCCGCGCATCAACGTCGGTCAATGGCCCCTGCGCGGACGACCCTACCCAGGCGCAGACCAGGCCCCACGAGCCTACGCCATGGGTGTCTCGCCGAGCTACTTCGAAACCATGGGCATTCCCATTCTAGCGGGCAGATCCTTCGAGGAAACGGATTACCAAGGCAACCCCTTCCAGTACTACCTCGTCGACGAACGCTTCGCGAAAAGGTATATCGAAGACGGAAATGCCGTCGGCCAAGCCTTCGCGTTTGGCGGAAACGACGACGACCCCGAGAGCTGGCGAACCATCATTGGCGTCGCCAAGTCCGTAAACCTTGCCGGATTGGACAATTCGGAACACCTGCCCACCGTCTACTACCTTCAGCCCAAGCAACAGCCCGGCCTTTCGGTGGAGATCCGCACTCGGCTCTCGCCGGCAGCCTGCCTGTCCCTGGCCCGCGAAGCTCTCAGCGACGTCGACTCTTCCCTTCCCATGTACCATCAGGCGACCATCCAAGAACTCTTCGACGAAGGCCTGAAAGCTCGTAGGGTGCTCACCGCAGCCGTTTCCATATTGGCCGCAATCGGTCTCCTCCTCGCCGCGATCGGCGTGTACGGCATGCTCAGCTACGACGTCACGCAGCGCGTAAGGGAAATCGGGATACGCGGATCCATCGGAGCCAGCTCGCGGCAAATCGTCGCCCTCTTCGTTCGGCAAGGCATCACCAAGGCCCTCATTGGAATCGCCGTAGGAGTCATCATCGCCGTTTCCCTCGTTCGCTTCACGCGGAGCTTCCTTTTCGAAATCGAGCCCTATGACCCGTTAAGCTTCGCAGCAGCCTTCATCCTGATTTTTGGGGTCGCCTTCCTCGCCAGCTGGATCCCCGCCCGCCGCGCCGCAAGGCTCCCGCCCACCGAGGCCTTGAGAGCGGAATAGCGACCTCCCTTCGATCGCTTTCCACCCAAGCCGCCGGATTTCGACCGACATCCTCATCTGCTCGCTGAGACAGAGAGCCAAGTGATTCAGACTCAGCCTAGGGCCACCGGGAATCGACCCTGATCCTTTGAGTTCGGCCGCTTATCAATCTCGCAAGGAAGGCTGAGCTTTCGATCGAAATTTCAGGACTGAATATCTTCGTGGCGTCCTGTGTCCTGAAGGAAGCATCCCTTGTATCCAGATACCTGGAAGCGTTCGGGTACGAGCGGGCGCTTCACAAAAGCTAAGAATGCATTCATCTTTTTTGCTGGCGTCGGCAGGAAGCGATCCGTTTCGTTCGCAGCTACATGTTTGGCAAGAACGGCATCATAATCGTGTTAGGGTCTCCCAATAGTCCAGACGGCGTGCTCTTCAGCGTCGCTAAAGCTCGATGCGAACAAGCGTATAAGCTGTGGAAAGACAATCCCACCTGGAAAATCCTTTTAACCGGAGGATTTGGAGAGCATTTCAACACCACTCCGTATCCACACGCTAAGTACCTCTCGGACTACCTTGTTAAGCTTGGCGTCGCGCCAGATCGTTTTCTCGAATTTGCGTCTAGCCGCAACACCATCGAAGATGCCTCCCTATCGCGAGCAATCGTCGAAGGCCAAAATTCCAAGTGCATCGTAGTCATTACTTCCGACTACCACTTAGCGAGAGCCCGCTACCTATTTGAAAAGGAGTACAAAACACTCAGCCTTTCGATGCTGTTCATCGGAGTTCGAACCGACGAATCCCTCTGCGAGTTCGACCTGCCAAGTCAAATCCAGCACGAAAAGAGATCACTTGAAAGATTGATGGCTCAAGACAACGACTAGCACCTCATTTCGCCTCGAGGCTACCGGGCGCTTCAGAACGATCCCCAATCGTTGGCCCGTACACAAATCTTCCAACGATAGATGTCGTTGTGGGCGTTCGAGCACGTCCCCAAGCTTGCCGCTGCACCTGAGCCACCAGTTGCTCGACCGCACAACGTCCAATCTCGTTGGGACGAAGATCCAAACCCGCGGTTTGTTTATTCGTTTTCGTGAGATTGAGACAAAAGAATCCTATATCCGAGGGTATTTGATATCCGGCTTCCTGTATCCAGTCCATCACTTCATTGCCTTGGTGGGCCAAAACAATATCAGGTTCAACCTCATCGACCCAGGATAGCACGGCCGGTTTCGAGATCTCGCTCAAAAACCTTGGCTCGATGTGAGTGATATCAGGTCGTCTTGTTTGAAAGACTCGCAAAGCGGCGCTCATACGCATGTGGATTCGTTCCTCCCGTCCTTCTTCGAAGACCATACCGGGCCGACGGTAGCCGAGCGAGTAGATGCTCTCCAAAGCCTCGAGCACCGTGCGATAGTGGTCGCAGCAAACCGAGTTAAGACTCGGCTCCTCCGCTAAATAGTCTGCGTAAACGCCCGTCAGCCAATCCCAGTCGAAACGATCAAAGCTCGGCGATCTCCACGATGGCAGAAGCACCACACCGCGTATCCCTCGCGCCTTCATTATGCCGCTCAACCTCTCGGGCGTGATTTCCCCCGGATCGAGAAGGAAAAAATCGAGCCCGAAGCCCAGCTCTTTCGCGCCGTCCCGACATCCCTCAAGCAAGGCCCGATGGAAAACGCCGTGCTCCGGGCGGTCTGGTTCTCCGATCTCCACCACCGCTAAAACGCCTTGCAAGCTTCCTTCTCCAGAGCGGCGCACTGCGGACATCAGCGCGCCCACCATGGAGTTTCGACGATAGCCCAACTCTTCGGCAACTTGATGGATCAGCTTCGCCGTAGCCCAGGCCACGGTCGGCGTCCCGTTCAAAGCGTTGGCCACGGTGGCTTTCGAGTAACCGGTTTTCTGAGCGATCAGACGTATGGTGGGTTTGGCGTCCTGGGGCATTTTAGACTGTCTAAACTTCTAGGGTTTCGCTCATGGCCTCGGCAACTGGAAAATGTCAAACTGGATCGGTTAATCACGGATCCTCACGTTTACCCTTTCGAACAAGCTCCATGAAAACTCTAGCAAGAACTACCCTGGCGACTCCGGTCTCCCTATTCAAAAGCTCTCTCCTTTTCGCGGTTTGCCTCACTAGCTTCGGACCCGAAGCCCGAGCTCAGATTCGCGGCGAAGACGCGTCGCCTGGCGTTGGACTATGGAGATCGGATCCACACTACCCCGTACCCTATCGGGTGCCAGAAACCGAACAGGTGGCAGACACGCTCGCCCGCGTAGGAAAGTATGTAGACAATAACTGCCCGATCCGGTGGATCGACCTGGATACCGGAGAAGCGATCGAAGCAGGGAACTCCGACGTACTGAATCCAGGTCTTGAATACGGGCTCTTCTCTCCAATCAGCTACGAATGGGGAGTCACCTACGCTGGCATGATTAGAGCCGCGGAGGTCACTGGCGATCCCTTCTATCACGACTACGTCAAACAACGACTGGAAGCGATCGAGCAGATCGGCGCCCGCTACTTGCAGCGCCTGCCTGAGGACAGACCACGACGTTACCTGACGGACGGCTTGATCGAGCCGCACAACCTCGACCAATGCGGGTCCATGACAGCAGGTATCATCAAAGCCCACGCCCATGGCATAGGAGATGACCTCTCTCGCTTCTTCAACCCTGCGATCGACTACATCTCCAACAAGCAAATGCGGCTCGCCGACGGTACTTTCGCGCGAAATCGCCCCCTGCCCAATAGCCTTTGGCTCGACGATCTCTACATGAGCGTGCCCGCCCTCGCCCAAATGGGAAAGCTCACCGGCGAACACAAGTACTTCGACGACGCCTGCGCTCAGATTATCCAAATGAACGAGCGTATGTATCTTCCAGATACAGGAATCTATCGTCACGGATGGGTAGAGGACATGAGCCCACATCCCAGCTTCGCCTGGGGACGCGCCAACGGTTGGACGATTATGGCTACGGCCGAACTTCTGTCGGAGCTTCCCGCTGACCATCCTCAATTCGACACGATTCTCTCGATTTACCAACAGCACATCGCAGGCATCGCCGCCCACCAAGGCATCGACGGGTTCTGGCACCAGCTCCTCGACCGACCAGAAACCTATCAGGAAACCTCCGCCACCGCGATGTTCGTCTTCTCCCTCGCCCGTGGCATCAATCGTGGCTGGATCGAAGCCAGCGCCTACGCGCCGAGAGCAATTCTCGGCTGGAATGCCTTATCCACCCAGATCGACGAAGAAGGAGCCATCCATGGAACCTGCGTCGGCACCGGGATCGGTTGGGACGCGGCATTCTACGCCTATCGGCCGGTTAGCAAACATGCTCCGCACGGATACGGTCCGACGATTCTAGCAGGCGCGGAAGTGCTTGAGATGTTAGAGCTGTTCGGTGACGAGCTCAGCTTTCACGACAGCGCCATCCACTTCGGTGAAACGCCGGACTGGTAAGAATCCATTTAGACTGTCTAACCCGCGGTCGAGTAGAATTTCCCCTCCATCGAGGGCATGGTTTGAGAACCATTTTCCAGTTTTTCCCCACTCGAGTCTTCACCTACTTTCGCCATGACGAAACTTCGTTGAGCGGCCCAGGGGATATCGGATGCGCACTCCTAGAAATTCCGTCACAGCAATCTAACTACAAAACTCAACCCCCTTTCGACACCCAAACCTTTGCCTGCCTACTGAGCGTGACAGAACGGGACCACCCATCTCCAAACAAAATGCCACCTATAAAAACACCGCCTTCCACTGCCAACCATAGCGCTCTTTATCTAGACCTTAGAGAGTTCATCCGGTGGATCGAGGACGACTTCGAACCATCCCTTCGACGCAACGGGAGTACAGCCCTGTACGCCCGCCATCCAGAAGACGACGACGTAGAGCTTTACGGTATCTGCGACATGGCGAGCGTGCTCTACACCATCGACCGCTTGCCTGTCGGTGAACGAAACCTCAGAGACTGGTCCGAAGCGATCAACTCCTTTCAAACCGAAGCGCATGGGTGGTTCGCCGAGAAGAAGCCCACGCATGCTGTCATCCACAACACTGCGTATGCGCTATCCACGCTAAAGCTGTTGGGGCTGAACGCGAAAGAGACACTCAGCATCGGACCGGAATTCACATCGCCCAAAACCTATTTGCTCAGTCTCGACTGGAAGGAAAGATCGTATCCAGAAAGCCACTTCGGCGCTGGCATCGGATCAATTTGCGCGCTTGCTGACGAGCTGAGGATATCGGACTGGTTTGACGAGTACTTCGAAACTTGCGACTCGCTCTGCAATCACGACAACGGCCTGCTTGGAATAGACAAGCCCGCAGGCGGAGACATCGACCAAATCGGCGGCAGCTTCCACTACGCGTTTCTCTACCATCACTTCAATCGCCAGATGCCGTACCCGGAAGCT
The DNA window shown above is from Pelagicoccus sp. SDUM812003 and carries:
- a CDS encoding PadR family transcriptional regulator; translation: MELMQGTLDMLILRILVSGKRHGLDISKRIQVLSSSSLTVGPGSMYPALHRLERRGFLKASKEAGASGKMAKFYQLTALGHEQVETERQQWQEFVSTINQILDQA
- a CDS encoding ADOP family duplicated permease encodes the protein MRPFLRLRQRLAEIRNILLGTLRLRWKEQALDEEIQFHLEERAEELVKNGHSAKQARTLARKEFGNVDRCREECRDSWGNRVVTNSIQDLKFSVRSLARSKGYCLTIISTVALCIAAHTIAFASLYNLLFEPPPFRDPDRLVEVYNTLPQIGQPKSKVSIHQYKAFQAEADLFDELALWYFWTFNIGEDSSATRGIGSQVTANYFDLLDIEPLLGNFFTEEDREQGREDLIVLTQTCWENRYGADPDIIGKQIQLSGAPFTIVAVAPRKLEAMNADTIMLRPYTWTEAEASQEQHYRFRPTLYGRLKAGVSFEQAAAQLNTIENNFVENAPNREPLTARKEEAGHELALGAVRAEQTRGARNSLFLLQTAALLIVALGCANISNLTLNRFNTRLNELSIRISLGANRAAIFRQLLIEGFLLALVGAAVGIGIAALCFSYLNAAFGDLVREAQPVAIDGAVALSILLIAALIALVSNIAPLSQLLRFRLGASAQSNTRLASSSAKSRVFSNTLVVIQFSLAIVVLVGASLLLRSFHKTMEVDPGFDTERVVYFRTARNITQTDVENWATIESRILEALRAIPGVESVSYSSTQPANPRINVGQWPLRGRPYPGADQAPRAYAMGVSPSYFETMGIPILAGRSFEETDYQGNPFQYYLVDERFAKRYIEDGNAVGQAFAFGGNDDDPESWRTIIGVAKSVNLAGLDNSEHLPTVYYLQPKQQPGLSVEIRTRLSPAACLSLAREALSDVDSSLPMYHQATIQELFDEGLKARRVLTAAVSILAAIGLLLAAIGVYGMLSYDVTQRVREIGIRGSIGASSRQIVALFVRQGITKALIGIAVGVIIAVSLVRFTRSFLFEIEPYDPLSFAAAFILIFGVAFLASWIPARRAARLPPTEALRAE
- a CDS encoding SCO family protein, producing the protein MKRKWLALGFCMAFFTYLNGFAAQFEVEGTVMQLRSQSSTVVVAHEDIPGFMPAMTMPFRVRSSEELNELVVGDRIQFLFEVGDEESYAFNFKVTGKSDRQTRPRPDSKIVRTVREGDLVPDADLVNQEEGAIALADDEGRWTIMTFIFVRCPVPEFCPLMSRNFISIQKGLSAKARERTRLLSITLDPEFDTPERLKSYGSSYGADFSSWDFATGSKEEIDRLTEAFRVYVKENGVTLDHTLCTVLISPEGVIEKVWRGNFWKPEEVISKIEAVIESQGDF
- a CDS encoding YdcF family protein yields the protein MFGKNGIIIVLGSPNSPDGVLFSVAKARCEQAYKLWKDNPTWKILLTGGFGEHFNTTPYPHAKYLSDYLVKLGVAPDRFLEFASSRNTIEDASLSRAIVEGQNSKCIVVITSDYHLARARYLFEKEYKTLSLSMLFIGVRTDESLCEFDLPSQIQHEKRSLERLMAQDND
- a CDS encoding glycoside hydrolase family 28 protein; this encodes MLWKRPHPFAPSRVGAPAIFALLVFAAVAAIAQESPPADWKIADLIAETVELPRIPDRVVSIADFGAQQHPADARPAILAAIESVSGAGGGRVVLPAGKWYSEGPIHLKSRVEFHVSEGATLLFSGKPESYLPVVKTRWEGTELFTYSPLIYGRDVEDVAVTGRGTIDGNADSAFKAWHGMQDDDISKLRRMGFTGTPVEQRQFGEGSHLRPPAVQIFGGERVLLEDYRIVNSPFWINHLVYVTHGTVRGLEVESHFANNDGIDIESSSWVIVENCHFRTGDDSVVVKSGRDLDGRTIGIPSSYILVRDNDMGGEDGIGLGSEMSGGISHVYFTDNRLQSGSSAFRLKSNLDRGGLVEKIRIRNFEVGSFDTLFWFQLNYPSKQGGNFPSTYRDIVFENIQVEDVKVVMDIHAPDSAPLRDVLFKDISVASAETNFIIENAEGLRLENFAIGDQIIDGTFDWRKK
- a CDS encoding Rrf2 family transcriptional regulator gives rise to the protein MKVISDTAEYALRAVVWLVQSPDESQTTRQIAEGTRTPLDYQSKVLQLLAKSGITKSQRGTGGGIRLNVSPRTLTVLDVIDAVDPIQRIHSCPLGLKEHGTCLCPMHKGLNDAVKTVESAFKDTLVADLLKTRSKSVPLGIELPKRSKRKASASA
- a CDS encoding family 43 glycosylhydrolase — its product is MLKSHYILAGLVAALCFSTATSFAQKSGEEAGNANPILPGYYADPSIVSYQGKHYIYATIDPWGGEQLSCWESTDFKNWTLHLLNWPTKTACTSPTSLDAMVWAPSVVQGTDGRFYMHVSVGSEVWVGVADHPLGPWENPLGDQPMIPSTFAKDYHMIDAQAFVDDDGSAYLYWGSGWNWTNGRCYAAKLSPDMSRFEGEVINVTPSNFFEAPIMVKENGRYFLMYSDGKTTIDTYQVHYAVGDSPLGPFTEAMNSPILVTDHSKNISSPGHHTVFEHEGQNYILYHRHNIPFEPVHRQICVDKLEFTDDGLIQEVIPTHEGPPLVSNRLAERSIISPSSVSASSHLNEHTLPVRVTDDNYATRWEPASDDLDPTLELSFDSLVTVSRQELRPEFGWKEQAFVIEHSRDGEQWTVLVDRRESPVAGSPIVIDKNATCKHLRIRFIPTDETYAPALFEWLVLR